GGCTTTTTTTATGTGAGGCCATTAAGAAAAAAAATTTATTTAAGATTTCTTTATCGTAACTTCATGTATGATCGTTAAGATAAGGATAGGATAGAAATTATTTGTATAAACCAGAGGGGGACATTTCAATGTTAAAGGGAAAGAGTGATTTAGCCCATCTTATTCCAAAAATACTGCAGAAGCTATTGAATGCTTCGCTCGTTTTTCTAGCCATCATCTTGTCTTTTTTATTAATCAAGGAATTATTTATGTTTAGTAAATTGTTGTTGCTTGAAGAGGGAAGTAAAAATTATCAAGTTTTTCTCGATAGCATCCTCATTTTCTTTTTGTATTTTGAGTTTATAACAATGATCGTGAAGTATTTTAAAGAAAGCTATCATTTCCCGCTTAGATACTTTATCTATATTGGGATCACCGCGATGATTAGATTA
The DNA window shown above is from Bacillus sp. T3 and carries:
- the psiE gene encoding phosphate-starvation-inducible protein PsiE, which codes for MLKGKSDLAHLIPKILQKLLNASLVFLAIILSFLLIKELFMFSKLLLLEEGSKNYQVFLDSILIFFLYFEFITMIVKYFKESYHFPLRYFIYIGITAMIRLIIVEHSNPVSTLLYSFVILVLIIGYFIMNLTPRDRPESSWFFKR